A stretch of Paludisphaera borealis DNA encodes these proteins:
- a CDS encoding M28 family metallopeptidase: protein MHDAPLDSTTHAPTGTTSRPIARFPHVATVATPWLARTILPCLCLLTALGAADPSKPERARLESWVKTLASPEFEGRRWEGGRKTAALLVEEFRRLKLEPLFQEQYIQTVPSTPPANVPGRNVGAVLRGADPVLRDQYIVVSAHYDHLGVRNGVLYPGADDNASGVAMMMETARCLVTAAERPKRSIAFIGFDLEEAGLYGSRYYVAHPPFPVDKITLFITADMIARSLGGVCDPYVFVMGTEHIPAVRPWIAEAARDRPLTVGLLGADLLLLNRSDYGPFRSLKVPFLFFSTGENPRYHSSEDKPETLNYAKLTEISQVIHEVAARVADETSPPSWNDATDHPLDEAVAIRDVLKILRDNRETLQINAAQIYLIDGTLRTLDGVIARGRITPSERASMLHSARIIIMTAF, encoded by the coding sequence ATGCATGACGCGCCGCTCGATTCGACAACGCACGCGCCGACGGGAACGACCTCTCGGCCGATCGCCCGCTTTCCCCACGTCGCAACGGTCGCAACGCCATGGCTCGCCCGGACGATCTTGCCGTGCCTCTGCCTACTGACGGCGCTCGGCGCCGCCGACCCTTCGAAGCCCGAGCGCGCGCGGCTCGAAAGCTGGGTCAAGACGCTGGCGTCGCCGGAGTTCGAAGGCCGGCGCTGGGAAGGGGGGCGGAAGACGGCCGCTCTGCTCGTTGAGGAGTTTCGCCGGCTCAAGCTCGAACCGCTGTTTCAGGAGCAGTACATCCAGACCGTGCCGTCGACTCCACCGGCGAACGTCCCGGGTCGAAACGTCGGCGCGGTCCTTCGAGGGGCCGACCCGGTCCTGCGCGACCAGTACATCGTCGTGTCGGCCCATTACGACCACCTGGGCGTTCGCAACGGCGTGTTGTACCCCGGCGCCGACGACAACGCGTCGGGCGTGGCCATGATGATGGAAACCGCCCGCTGCCTGGTGACGGCCGCCGAACGGCCCAAGCGGTCGATCGCCTTCATCGGCTTCGACCTCGAAGAAGCGGGGCTCTACGGCTCGCGCTATTACGTCGCGCACCCGCCGTTCCCGGTCGACAAGATCACCCTCTTCATCACCGCCGACATGATCGCGCGTTCGCTCGGCGGCGTCTGCGATCCGTACGTCTTCGTGATGGGGACCGAGCACATCCCGGCCGTGCGCCCCTGGATCGCCGAGGCCGCCCGCGACCGGCCGTTGACCGTGGGGCTGCTCGGCGCCGACCTCTTGCTGCTCAACCGCAGCGATTACGGGCCGTTCCGGTCGCTCAAGGTCCCGTTCCTGTTCTTCTCCACCGGCGAGAACCCGCGCTATCATTCCAGCGAGGACAAGCCCGAGACCCTGAACTACGCCAAGCTGACCGAGATCAGCCAGGTGATCCACGAAGTCGCCGCGCGGGTGGCCGACGAGACGTCGCCGCCGTCGTGGAACGACGCGACGGATCATCCGCTCGACGAGGCCGTCGCCATTCGCGACGTCCTCAAGATCCTCCGCGACAATCGCGAGACCCTGCAAATCAACGCGGCCCAGATCTACCTGATCGACGGCACGCTGCGGACGCTCGACGGCGTGATCGCGCGCGGTCGAATCACTCCGTCGGAACGCGCGAGCATGCTCCATTCGGCACGGATCATCATCATGACCGCATTTTAA
- a CDS encoding PD40 domain-containing protein encodes MLSSLIGLSRVLASSLLATSFAAPLEWSPNGQWLAFTITDLESTSILRDGWLLPQVELVSSAPAAAAAPSRVGAKHRVWASKFGANESVLIEESRWPLSSPTWGVDGRSLIFGRFVPVSDDADQTLVRGRYEVVVQSGLDQKKVIVVLPELDLEAEQLAAIIGLKPEISPDGRYLALPRPGKSAGVVMVRLDQGAVVKTIDGARHPSWAPNGLRLLFVQELEGRTGESARVVNILNRDLGSARPLKTNVALLDAPPIWSLDGQSILAVAQTTRAGMHHTQVDLVRIGLDSGPILPVMNFEGPPMGGPRNRNARLPMRRPGAGPGFGQAIPPGPALAADLVVAKSTLSLDREQEQCVAMIEIDGQEQSMRWCNIRTQRSAKLFHPLDLTLKIGAPSISPDGQTVAFRVEAPGMLGLPAYCDMATEAVTLIAPDGPTQRVWLELLASCSADILKTWSPQALGVKSVARATILPSPVEIAGNNPRQIRLRRLAKIANGLLNQPAPADAHDEPTSQAELRLFFDYLRGDYSAADARLAAVEARAIDPETRLRWLCLRAQILIGQGELERARGLVDYIARATRPQSYEIEDTPLGPVMATIPNPASDWSNDLAQTLHDGALRRSRSQLVGGMADGEGIENFTPPGVWEGLDGRVLDARPQFPFVPNEQGDAGEGFDAARFGGRMLVTPPRPRFTEPPMPNEPPVQPTAPPAPRL; translated from the coding sequence ATGCTATCCAGCCTCATCGGCCTGTCACGCGTGTTGGCCTCCTCGCTGCTGGCGACCTCGTTCGCCGCACCGCTGGAATGGTCGCCGAACGGACAATGGTTGGCCTTCACGATCACCGACCTCGAATCGACGTCGATACTTCGCGACGGTTGGTTGCTTCCGCAAGTCGAGTTGGTGTCCTCCGCTCCGGCCGCCGCCGCGGCACCGTCGCGAGTCGGGGCGAAGCACCGGGTCTGGGCGTCGAAGTTCGGGGCCAACGAGTCGGTCTTGATCGAGGAGTCGCGGTGGCCGCTCTCCTCGCCGACGTGGGGGGTGGACGGCCGCTCGCTCATCTTCGGCCGGTTCGTTCCGGTTTCCGACGACGCCGACCAGACGCTCGTCCGCGGCCGTTACGAGGTCGTCGTCCAGTCGGGTCTGGATCAAAAGAAGGTGATCGTCGTCCTCCCCGAGCTGGACCTTGAAGCTGAGCAGCTCGCGGCGATCATCGGCTTGAAGCCGGAGATCAGCCCCGACGGCCGCTACCTGGCGCTGCCGCGTCCAGGGAAGTCGGCCGGCGTCGTGATGGTCCGGCTCGATCAGGGGGCGGTGGTCAAGACGATCGACGGCGCGCGGCATCCCTCATGGGCCCCCAACGGGCTCCGTCTCCTGTTCGTTCAGGAGCTGGAAGGACGGACCGGCGAATCCGCTCGGGTGGTGAACATCCTCAACCGCGATCTGGGCTCGGCGCGTCCGTTGAAGACCAACGTCGCCTTGCTCGACGCCCCGCCGATCTGGAGCCTCGACGGTCAATCGATCCTGGCGGTCGCCCAGACGACGCGGGCCGGGATGCACCACACGCAGGTCGACCTGGTCCGGATCGGCCTCGACTCCGGCCCGATCCTTCCCGTGATGAACTTCGAAGGGCCCCCGATGGGGGGCCCACGCAACCGCAACGCCCGCTTGCCGATGCGTCGCCCCGGTGCCGGTCCTGGGTTCGGCCAGGCCATCCCCCCCGGTCCGGCCCTCGCCGCCGACTTGGTCGTGGCCAAAAGCACCTTGAGCCTCGACCGCGAACAGGAGCAGTGCGTCGCGATGATCGAGATCGACGGCCAGGAACAGTCGATGCGGTGGTGCAATATCCGCACCCAGAGATCGGCGAAGCTTTTCCACCCCCTCGATCTGACCCTTAAAATCGGGGCGCCCTCGATCTCTCCCGACGGCCAGACGGTTGCGTTCCGGGTCGAAGCCCCGGGCATGCTCGGGCTGCCGGCCTACTGCGACATGGCGACCGAGGCGGTCACGCTGATCGCCCCCGACGGTCCGACCCAGCGCGTCTGGCTGGAGCTGCTCGCTTCGTGCTCGGCCGACATCCTCAAGACCTGGAGCCCGCAGGCCCTGGGCGTCAAGTCCGTGGCCCGCGCGACGATCCTGCCGTCACCCGTCGAGATCGCCGGCAACAATCCCCGCCAGATCCGACTCCGTCGCCTGGCGAAGATCGCCAACGGCCTGCTCAACCAGCCGGCCCCGGCCGACGCCCACGATGAGCCGACCTCACAGGCCGAGCTTCGGCTGTTCTTCGACTACCTGCGAGGCGACTACTCGGCCGCCGACGCGCGTCTGGCGGCGGTCGAGGCGCGGGCCATCGATCCGGAAACCCGCCTTCGCTGGCTTTGCCTCCGCGCCCAGATCCTTATCGGGCAAGGCGAACTCGAACGGGCGCGGGGGCTCGTCGACTACATCGCCCGCGCGACGCGGCCCCAGTCGTACGAGATCGAGGACACGCCGCTCGGACCGGTGATGGCGACCATCCCCAACCCCGCAAGCGACTGGTCGAACGACCTGGCCCAAACGCTCCACGACGGGGCGCTCCGGCGCTCGCGCAGCCAACTCGTCGGGGGCATGGCCGACGGCGAGGGGATCGAGAACTTCACTCCCCCCGGCGTCTGGGAGGGCCTCGACGGCCGGGTGCTCGACGCCCGCCCTCAGTTCCCGTTCGTCCCCAACGAACAGGGCGACGCCGGCGAGGGATTCGACGCGGCCCGGTTCGGCGGCCGGATGCTCGTCACGCCTCCCCGGCCGCGGTTCACGGAGCCGCCGATGCCCAACGAGCCCCCCGTCCAACCGACCGCCCCCCCCGCGCCCCGGCTCTGA
- a CDS encoding 3-hydroxyacyl-ACP dehydratase FabZ family protein, protein MRWIWIDKFLEFRSGQFARAIKNLTLAEEHLHDHFPGYPVMPASLIIEGLAQTGGILVGEAGGFAEKVVLAKIPRAEFFGVACAGDQLIYEVTLTDLRAEGAVVDAKAFLDGELLAEVEIVFAHLDNTRANQIFGPKNFVFTQQLLGVLDLAKAQQRAREQDATTHDLESNGQPHGTPTLP, encoded by the coding sequence ATGCGATGGATCTGGATCGACAAGTTCCTGGAGTTCCGAAGCGGTCAGTTCGCGCGAGCGATCAAGAACCTGACCCTGGCTGAAGAGCATCTCCACGATCATTTCCCCGGCTACCCGGTGATGCCGGCCTCGCTGATCATCGAGGGTCTCGCCCAGACGGGGGGGATTCTGGTGGGAGAGGCCGGGGGGTTCGCCGAGAAGGTGGTGCTCGCCAAGATTCCCCGCGCCGAGTTCTTCGGCGTGGCCTGCGCCGGCGATCAGCTCATCTACGAGGTGACGTTGACCGACCTGCGGGCTGAGGGGGCCGTGGTCGACGCCAAGGCGTTCCTCGACGGTGAACTGCTGGCGGAGGTGGAAATCGTCTTCGCCCATCTGGACAACACCCGAGCCAACCAGATCTTCGGACCCAAGAACTTCGTCTTCACCCAGCAACTGCTGGGGGTGCTCGACCTCGCCAAGGCCCAACAGCGGGCTCGCGAGCAGGATGCAACCACGCACGACCTTGAGTCCAATGGTCAACCGCACGGCACGCCGACTCTCCCCTGA
- a CDS encoding beta-ketoacyl-[acyl-carrier-protein] synthase family protein: MLGSERRVVITGLGFVTPLGDSPDRIWERLAAGQGALRRVEAFPVAGLPSDVVAEIRDFDFLKGYALPKFRNALRKSRKYMARDILLAVAAAQLAINDAGLVDGGVEPSRIGIDLGAGLISTELDELAPAITMASAGTGSFDFPAWGREAIGVIEPIWLLKYLPNMLACHISILMDCQGPSNTITEADASSNLAIAEASRIIARGKADVMITGGADSKIHPLSLTRMALYGNMSRWEGEPSGACRPFDSRRDGSVPGEGAGILILEEREHALRRGAKIHGEILGSGSGCDAMATGGMDPDGSGTATAIKAALREARLDPDAIGHVNAHGSGLKIGDRAEARAFHRVFGGSPPPVTGLKGFMGNMASGAGAVELIASLVGVNRGLIPPTLNCDDPDPECALDVVTGSPRPTDNPIFVNTNLTVNGQAAAVVVRGEAPHVAD; encoded by the coding sequence ATGCTTGGTTCCGAACGCCGCGTGGTCATTACCGGTCTGGGGTTTGTCACTCCCCTCGGCGATTCCCCGGATCGAATCTGGGAACGACTCGCCGCGGGGCAGGGTGCCCTGCGCCGGGTTGAGGCGTTCCCGGTCGCGGGATTGCCATCCGACGTCGTCGCGGAGATCCGCGACTTTGATTTTCTCAAGGGCTACGCCCTTCCGAAGTTCCGCAACGCGTTGCGGAAGAGCCGGAAGTACATGGCTCGCGACATCCTGCTCGCCGTGGCCGCCGCCCAGCTCGCGATCAACGACGCGGGCCTCGTCGACGGCGGCGTCGAGCCGTCGCGGATCGGCATCGACCTCGGCGCCGGCCTGATCTCGACCGAGCTCGACGAGCTCGCGCCGGCGATCACGATGGCGTCGGCCGGGACGGGAAGCTTCGACTTCCCGGCGTGGGGCCGCGAGGCGATCGGCGTGATCGAGCCGATCTGGCTGCTCAAGTATCTGCCGAACATGCTGGCCTGCCACATCTCGATCCTGATGGACTGTCAGGGGCCGAGCAACACGATCACCGAGGCCGACGCATCGTCGAATCTGGCGATCGCCGAGGCGTCGCGGATCATCGCGCGGGGCAAGGCCGACGTGATGATCACCGGAGGCGCCGACTCCAAGATCCACCCCCTGAGCCTCACCCGCATGGCGCTCTACGGCAACATGTCGCGGTGGGAAGGCGAGCCCTCGGGCGCCTGCCGTCCGTTCGACAGCCGTCGCGACGGCTCCGTGCCCGGCGAGGGGGCGGGGATCTTGATCCTGGAGGAACGCGAGCACGCGCTGCGGCGCGGGGCGAAGATCCACGGCGAGATTCTGGGCTCGGGCTCGGGCTGCGACGCGATGGCGACCGGCGGCATGGACCCAGACGGCAGCGGCACGGCGACCGCCATCAAGGCGGCCCTCCGCGAGGCCCGGCTCGACCCCGATGCGATCGGACACGTCAACGCCCACGGCTCGGGCTTGAAGATCGGCGACCGCGCCGAGGCGCGGGCCTTCCACCGGGTCTTCGGCGGCTCGCCGCCGCCGGTGACGGGACTTAAGGGCTTCATGGGCAACATGGCGTCCGGGGCCGGAGCCGTCGAGCTGATCGCCAGCCTGGTCGGCGTCAATCGCGGGCTCATCCCGCCGACGCTCAACTGCGACGATCCCGACCCCGAGTGCGCCCTCGACGTGGTGACCGGTTCGCCTCGGCCGACCGACAATCCGATTTTCGTGAACACCAACTTAACCGTCAATGGACAGGCCGCCGCGGTCGTGGTGCGGGGCGAGGCCCCGCACGTCGCGGACTGA
- a CDS encoding acyl carrier protein has product MPAYEEIFEKVQSTLVDALGVDEEDVTRESTLQGDLGAESIDFLDIVFRLERNFGIKIPRGELFPENLIADPEWITDGRLTSKGLSELKGRLPFADLSKFEADPDVEKMGDLYTVDMLVNYVQSKLAA; this is encoded by the coding sequence ATGCCCGCATACGAAGAAATCTTCGAGAAGGTCCAATCCACTCTGGTCGACGCACTGGGGGTGGATGAGGAGGACGTCACGCGTGAGTCCACCTTGCAAGGCGACCTGGGAGCCGAGTCGATCGACTTTCTCGACATCGTCTTCCGGCTCGAGCGGAACTTCGGCATCAAGATTCCCCGGGGCGAGCTGTTCCCCGAAAACCTGATCGCCGATCCCGAATGGATCACCGACGGCCGACTGACGTCGAAGGGGTTGAGCGAGCTGAAGGGCCGCCTGCCGTTCGCCGATCTGTCGAAATTCGAGGCCGATCCGGACGTCGAGAAGATGGGCGACCTGTACACGGTCGACATGCTGGTCAATTACGTCCAGAGCAAGCTCGCCGCCTGA
- a CDS encoding 3-hydroxyacyl-ACP dehydratase FabZ family protein, with protein MRFVLIDRILEVKPGCSLHAVKNLSLAEEYLSDHFPGFPVMPGVLMLEALTQAAAWLIRDMEDFAHSIIVLKQAKTIKYGSFVEPGRQLELKVDLVSDDSPNATFKGVGVIDGQEMVKGRIVLTRYNLRDRNPLLHATDAQIVAGLRDLYSTLRKGSVGARAMSRTPEPAGVKLL; from the coding sequence ATGCGTTTCGTCCTGATCGATCGAATTCTCGAGGTCAAACCCGGTTGCTCCCTCCACGCCGTGAAGAACCTGTCGCTGGCGGAGGAGTATCTGAGCGACCACTTTCCGGGCTTTCCCGTGATGCCGGGGGTCTTGATGCTCGAGGCGCTGACGCAGGCGGCCGCCTGGCTGATCCGCGATATGGAAGATTTCGCGCACAGCATCATCGTGTTGAAGCAGGCCAAGACGATCAAGTACGGCAGTTTCGTCGAGCCCGGCCGCCAGCTTGAATTGAAGGTCGACCTCGTCTCCGACGACTCTCCGAACGCGACGTTCAAAGGGGTCGGGGTCATCGACGGCCAGGAGATGGTCAAGGGCCGAATCGTCCTGACCCGCTACAACCTTCGCGATCGCAACCCTCTCCTGCACGCGACCGACGCCCAGATCGTCGCCGGCCTTCGCGACCTCTACTCGACCCTGCGAAAGGGATCGGTGGGGGCCCGCGCCATGTCGCGAACGCCCGAGCCCGCCGGCGTGAAGCTGCTCTGA
- the fabF gene encoding beta-ketoacyl-ACP synthase II, producing the protein MRRVVVTGMGMVTPVGRDVESSWSALLAGKSGVGPISLFDARTFPTRIAAEVKGFDLDDYLDQASRWTEYSRNTRFALAAGKMAMDDSALDVAAEGFDPTRFGVYLGAGEGQQDFSRFVKLVYKTSRNSKVLTEEFSRHGVTDLHAVREAEQEPGTPAAHLASVFGARGANSNCLTACAASSQAIGEAYEMIRHDCADVMLSGGTHSMIHPFGVTGFILLTALSTRNDEPTQASRPFDRDRDGFIIGEGAGMLVLEELEHAKARGARIHGEIVGYGSTADAFRITDSHEEGRGAIACLKEALEGANLRPEEIDYVNAHGTSTSVNDSVETLAIKKTFGDAAYTVPISSTKSMMGHLIAAAGSVEAIVCLLTIRDGLLPPTINLDNPDPECDLDYVPHEARSKKVDVALSNSFGFGGQNITLILKRYTD; encoded by the coding sequence ATGCGGCGAGTCGTGGTTACAGGCATGGGCATGGTCACCCCGGTGGGTCGGGACGTCGAATCGAGCTGGTCCGCGCTGCTCGCGGGCAAGAGCGGCGTCGGTCCGATCTCGCTGTTCGACGCCCGCACGTTTCCAACGCGGATCGCTGCCGAGGTCAAGGGGTTCGATCTCGACGACTACCTCGACCAGGCGTCGCGGTGGACCGAGTATTCGCGGAACACCCGGTTCGCCCTGGCGGCCGGCAAGATGGCGATGGACGACTCGGCCCTGGACGTCGCGGCCGAGGGGTTCGACCCTACCCGGTTCGGCGTCTACCTGGGCGCCGGCGAGGGGCAGCAAGATTTCTCGCGGTTCGTCAAATTGGTCTACAAGACCAGTCGCAACAGCAAGGTGCTGACCGAGGAGTTCTCGCGCCACGGGGTCACCGATCTGCACGCGGTTCGCGAAGCCGAGCAAGAGCCAGGCACCCCCGCGGCGCATCTGGCGAGCGTCTTCGGCGCCCGGGGGGCGAACTCGAACTGCCTCACGGCGTGTGCGGCGAGCTCGCAGGCGATCGGCGAGGCCTACGAGATGATCCGGCACGACTGCGCCGACGTCATGCTCTCGGGCGGCACGCACAGCATGATCCATCCGTTCGGCGTGACCGGCTTCATCCTCCTGACCGCGCTCTCCACTCGCAACGATGAGCCGACGCAGGCCAGCCGGCCGTTCGACCGCGACCGCGACGGTTTCATCATCGGCGAGGGGGCCGGCATGCTCGTGCTCGAAGAGCTTGAGCACGCCAAGGCGCGGGGCGCCCGGATTCACGGCGAGATCGTCGGCTACGGGTCGACGGCCGACGCCTTCCGGATCACCGACAGCCACGAGGAAGGCCGCGGCGCCATCGCCTGCCTCAAAGAGGCGCTCGAAGGAGCGAACCTGCGGCCCGAGGAGATCGACTACGTCAACGCCCACGGGACCAGCACGTCCGTGAACGACTCGGTCGAGACCCTGGCGATCAAGAAGACGTTCGGCGACGCCGCGTACACCGTGCCGATCTCCAGCACCAAGAGCATGATGGGCCACTTGATCGCCGCCGCCGGCAGCGTCGAGGCCATCGTCTGCCTTTTGACGATCCGCGACGGCCTGCTTCCGCCCACGATCAACCTCGATAATCCGGACCCCGAGTGCGACCTCGACTACGTCCCGCACGAAGCCCGGAGCAAGAAGGTGGACGTCGCGCTTTCCAACAGCTTTGGATTCGGCGGCCAGAATATCACGCTCATCCTGAAACGCTACACCGATTGA